GCGAAGGATGTTATGCCGCTTTCACCGCTCTTCAGTTCGATATGGATTTTCTTCGCCTTTTCCGTCATAATGAACGCACCTCTCTGGTGAAGGGTTGTGTCGTCGTAAACACTACCTTAACACTGTTCTCCGAACAGTCCAGAGAGGTTTTTTATTTTTCAGGGTGCGGATTTAGGCTCATGCCCTTCCTTGACAAACTCCGCCGGAAGGTCATAATATCAGGAAGGAAGCCTCAGGGGCTTTCGCCGCATGATGCTCGGGAAGCCGGTGAAAATCCGGCGCGGACCCGCCACTGTAAGCCTGACGAACCCATCGGTCCACTGGAGGGGAAACCTCCGGGAAGGGATGGGGGAGAACGAGGGCAAGCCAGGAGACCGGTCGTGCGGAACCAGGGAAGACTCGCGAGGAATCGAGGCCGCCTTTTCGCAGCACCACCGCCGAAACCGCATCCATTTAAAGGGGCCGATCCGCACAGGACGGCCCCTTTTGTCTTCGGACGCGGGCGGCGGACTCCTTTCCTCCCGGCACGTTCCCCGGTCATCTTTCATCATTTCGGGAGGAGAAAAGGATGAGGAAGAACATGGTAACCGTATTGCTGTTGGGACTTGCGGCTGTCGGCCTGCTTGCGGGTGCGGCCGCCGCGTCGGGAAAGGCCGGAGCAGAAAAGCAGGGGATCCTGCTCGTGGCCTTCGGAACCTCCGAGCCGGAGGCCCGGGGCGCCATCGACAGGATCGTGGAGACTGCCCGGAAAACGTTTCCGGAAGCGGAGGTCCGCCTCTCCTACACGTCGAACATCATCCGCAGGAAGATCCTGAGGGAAGAGGGGCTCGAAATAGACTCTCCCCTCATCGCCCTGGCGAAGATGCAGGACGAGGGATTCACGTCGGTGACGGTGCAGTCCCTCCACATCATCGCCGGAGAAGAATTCCACCAGGTCGCCTCGGTGGTCCGCTCCCTGGGAACGGTCAGGGGCAAGTACGGTTTTTCAAGGATCTCCCTCGGAGCTCCGCTGCTCTCCACGCTGGAGGACTACCGGAAGACGGCGGAGCTTCTGAAGACGAAATACGGCTCCTTCGCTGACGATGGGGGAGCTGTGGTCTTTATGGGCCACGGCACCCACCACGGCGCAAATGCGGCTTATTCCCAGATGCAGATGATCCTCGACGAAGAAGGGCTGCCCTTCGTTCTGGGTGTGGTGGAAGGATTTCCGGATATGGAGGGCGTCAAGCGGCGCCTGGCGTCCCTGAAGCCCCGGAAGGTGACCCTTGTCCCCTTTATGGTGGTGGCCGGCGACCATGCCCGGAACGACATGGCCGACGAGGACGACCCGGAATCATGGATCTCCGTGCTCCGGAAGGAAGGCTACGACGTTGAGGCGGTTTTGCGCGGCCTCGGCGACGGGGAAGGCCTGGCGGAGCTGTTCGCGGACCATATCCGGGAGGCCTCCGGAAGCAGGTAGCGGCAGTGGCGCCGGGAACACCGGGACGAAGGCTGTTTTTCGCGGGGCTGCTCCTTCTTCTTGCGGGAGCGGCCCTGTGGCGTCTTCTCGCGGGAGACATGCCCCTTTCTCCGATGGCGGTGGCGGACATTCTTTTTTCTCCC
The window above is part of the Aminivibrio pyruvatiphilus genome. Proteins encoded here:
- a CDS encoding sirohydrochlorin cobaltochelatase, encoding MRKNMVTVLLLGLAAVGLLAGAAAASGKAGAEKQGILLVAFGTSEPEARGAIDRIVETARKTFPEAEVRLSYTSNIIRRKILREEGLEIDSPLIALAKMQDEGFTSVTVQSLHIIAGEEFHQVASVVRSLGTVRGKYGFSRISLGAPLLSTLEDYRKTAELLKTKYGSFADDGGAVVFMGHGTHHGANAAYSQMQMILDEEGLPFVLGVVEGFPDMEGVKRRLASLKPRKVTLVPFMVVAGDHARNDMADEDDPESWISVLRKEGYDVEAVLRGLGDGEGLAELFADHIREASGSR